From one Pan troglodytes isolate AG18354 chromosome 13, NHGRI_mPanTro3-v2.0_pri, whole genome shotgun sequence genomic stretch:
- the RTP5 gene encoding receptor-transporting protein 5 has product MDRAGADMWASTFTLAMAERKPQDVWVLLPEHSLVPGCLDGGGVQYLLVGLSRLQCGHCPGTWDSAHVHVLFHLWWDRAGHRGLVKMRIWGQRCRLCPAPGDCQVRPPGEQPFLSRLVLHILQDCYGDGPGPARHPREAYEGCCEACELGVCFLQKAPDPAWSANATKGNFPATAWGGTGTVSRGKPLSTPGDDLGKGGGDIAIPFSLVGTSNDQVPIAEGPAPPAGASLPVTGSRGALVIGQGSIFLSGDSVAMPGGKGFPVAIGDPLFHGPGLLGSSIQTFELKGFLFKGRGSLCSPVGVAQGWGPISLNNGLVPVGKHTPTVFYCVGLSASGEGSLTFPSSLTSIFTNTLSEPTDGPVATKEASITFPFIFTDVKDAVAEVAEGNGKEGGGQGLVPVGHDALPETNAGGLPSQVKGSLALSFPADVQGKDAFTDITEGKEKEGGLVTAGHDAPLEANAEGPITVSEGSITIPVSVFDIIKRKGGGHVAYGPQGNGCVSQGYYQKRQLRSRFHKARCGCRREEDERPGRACRRPHAEPYEDFWIWVSMTVCVFWLMCMCRLNPGIYPQQV; this is encoded by the exons ATGGACCGGGCTGGGGCAGACATGTGGGCCAGCACCTTCACCCTGGCCATGGCCGAGAGGAAGCCCCAGGACGTCTGGGTTCTGCTACCTGAGCACAGCCTGGTCCCGGGATGCCTGGACGGCGGTGGTGTCCAGTACCTGCTGGTGGGGCTCTCGAG GCTCCAGTGCGGTCACTGTCCGGGGACCTGGGACTCGGCCCATGTGCACGTCCTCTTCCACCTGTGGTGGGACAGGGCCGGCCACCGGGGGCTGGTGAAGATGCGCATCTGGGGCCAGCGGTGCAGGCTGTGCCCCGCACCCGGGGACTGCCAGGTGAGGCCCCCGGGCGAGCAGCCCTTCCTcagcaggctggtcttgcacaTCCTGCAGGACTGCTACGGGGATGGCCCCGGCCCAGCCCGGCACCCCAGGGAGGCCTATGAGGGCTGCTGTGAGGCCTGTGAGCTGGGGGTCTGCTTCCTCCAGAAAGCCCCAGACCCTGCCTGGAGCGCCAACGCCACAAAAGGCAACTTCCCCGCCACGGCCTGGGGTGGCACTGGCACCGTCTCCAGGGGCAAACCGCTGTCCACCCCTGGCGACGACCTTGGCAAGGGTGGTGGTGATATCGCCATCCCCTTCTCCCTTGTGGGCACCAGCAATGACCAGGTGCCCATCGCTGAGGGCCCTGCCCCCCCTGCGGGGGCCTCTCTCCCTGTGACCGGCAGCCGTGGGGCCCTGGTCATCGGCCAGGGCTCCATCTTCCTGTCTGGGGATTCTGTGGCCATGCCTGGGGGCAAAGGCTTCCCGGTGGCCATTGGAGACCCCCTCTTCCACGGCCCCGGCCTCCTCGGCAGCAGCATCCAGACCTTCGAGCTCAAGGGCTTCCTCTTCAAAGGCCGGGGCTCCCTCTGCAGCCCGGTTGGCGTGGCCCAGGGCTGGGGCCCCATCTCCCTCAACAATGGCCTCGTCCCTGTGGGGAAACACACGCCAACCGTGTTCTACTGTGTGGGCCTCTCGGCCAGCGGGGAGGGCTCCCtcaccttcccctcctccctcaccaGCATCTTCACCAACACCCTCTCGGAGCCCACCGATGGCCCTGTGGCCACTAAAGAGGCCTCCATCACCTTCCCCTTCATCTTTACTGATGTCAAGGATGCCGTTGCTGAGGTGGCTGAAGGcaatgggaaggaaggaggcggCCAGGGCCTGGTCCCAGTGGGTCACGACGCCCTGCCAGAGACCAATGCTGGTGGCCTCCCCTCCCAGGTCAAGGGCTCCCTTGCCCTCTCCTTCCCTGCTGATGTCCAAGGCAAAGATGCCTTTACTGACATCActgaaggcaaagagaaggaagGTGGCCTGGTCACCGCGGGTCACGACGCCCCTCTGGAGGCCAATGCCGAGGGCCCCATCACGGTTAGTGAGGGCTCCATCACCATCCCCGTCTCAGTCTTCGATATCATAAAGCGCAAGGGCGGTGGCCACGTTGCCTACGGCCCCCAGGGCAATGGCTGCGTCTCCCAAGGCTATTACCAGAAGAGGCAGCTGAGGTCCAGGTTCCACAAGGCCCGCTGTGGGTGCCGCCGGGAGGAAGACGAGCGCCCTGGCCGTGCCTGCCGTAGGCCGCACGCCGAGCCCTACGAGGACTTCTGGATCTGGGTGTCCATGACCGTGTGCGTCTTCTGGCTGATGTGCATGTGTCGGCTGAACCCCGGGATCTACCCGCAGCAAGTGTGA